Proteins encoded together in one Flavobacterium keumense window:
- the mrdA gene encoding penicillin-binding protein 2 gives MRKVLLPTLIIVAASLLVLRIFYLQVIDDSFKLKSDNNAIKIKYDYPERGYIYDRNGKLLVSNQASYDIMVIPREVKNLDTLEFCQLLNINKEEFLKKIEKAKVYSPRLPSVFLSQLNKIEFAAFQEKIRKFQGFYFQKRSLRDYEVNFGANVFGFITQVNENLIAKNPYYNSGDLIGRQGVEESYEEILRGIKGVKYIQKDKYNREIGSFKEGKYDTVAVQGKDINLTIDAELQKYGEELMINKRGGIVAIEPKTGEILSLVTAPSYDPAILVGRQRSKNYTMLYKDSIAKPLYDRGLLAEYPPGSPFKLMTGLVALQEGVINEQTSVACHHGFSYARGRFMRCHCHGGMLQLHRGIYESCNAFFGTAYMKTINKYVQPSYAVDVWSKHVKSFGLGQFMGYDLPTGRRGNIPTSKTYKRIYPNGGWRSTAIVSNAIGQGEVLMTPIQLANMMATIANQGYYYTPHIIKKIKGQRIDPKFTTKHVTTINKKHFKPIIDGLFDVYNFGTAYFLKAEGIDICGKTGTAENFAKINGKRTQLEDHSIFVAFAPKNNPKIAIAVMVENGGFGATIAGPIATLMIEKYLRKKITRTDLETRILNKSLQGQYAKLGGLSEAVKLEMKRQDSIAGKKTLVSKVNKDTIRSNKK, from the coding sequence ATGAGAAAAGTCTTGCTGCCTACCCTGATTATTGTTGCAGCATCATTGCTGGTATTACGAATATTTTACCTACAAGTTATTGATGATTCATTCAAATTGAAATCAGACAATAACGCGATTAAAATCAAATATGATTACCCCGAAAGAGGTTATATTTATGATAGAAACGGAAAATTATTAGTTTCTAATCAAGCCTCTTATGATATCATGGTTATTCCTAGGGAAGTTAAAAATTTAGATACTTTAGAATTTTGCCAATTACTAAATATTAATAAAGAAGAATTTCTTAAAAAAATTGAAAAAGCAAAAGTATATAGCCCAAGACTACCTTCTGTTTTCTTATCGCAATTAAATAAAATTGAATTTGCTGCTTTTCAGGAGAAAATTAGAAAATTTCAAGGATTTTATTTTCAAAAGAGGTCATTACGAGATTATGAAGTTAATTTTGGAGCCAATGTATTTGGTTTTATTACACAAGTTAACGAGAATCTGATCGCAAAAAATCCTTATTATAACAGCGGTGACTTGATTGGTAGACAAGGTGTCGAAGAAAGCTATGAAGAAATTTTACGAGGAATTAAAGGAGTAAAATACATTCAAAAAGATAAATACAACAGGGAAATAGGTTCTTTCAAAGAAGGTAAATACGATACTGTAGCCGTTCAAGGAAAAGATATTAACCTAACTATTGATGCTGAATTACAAAAATATGGCGAAGAATTAATGATTAATAAACGAGGTGGTATTGTTGCTATCGAACCTAAAACTGGTGAAATATTATCATTAGTAACTGCCCCTTCATACGATCCTGCTATACTCGTTGGAAGACAACGATCTAAAAATTACACCATGTTGTACAAAGATTCTATTGCTAAACCACTTTACGATAGAGGACTTTTGGCCGAGTATCCTCCAGGATCTCCCTTCAAACTTATGACTGGTCTTGTTGCCTTGCAAGAAGGGGTTATTAATGAGCAAACTTCTGTAGCTTGTCATCATGGTTTTAGCTATGCTAGAGGTCGTTTTATGAGATGCCACTGTCATGGAGGAATGCTACAATTACATCGCGGAATTTACGAATCGTGTAATGCCTTCTTTGGCACAGCTTATATGAAGACAATCAACAAATATGTGCAACCTTCTTATGCTGTTGATGTTTGGAGCAAACATGTTAAAAGTTTTGGCCTAGGCCAATTTATGGGATACGATTTACCAACGGGAAGACGTGGAAACATTCCAACTTCAAAAACATACAAACGAATTTATCCTAATGGAGGCTGGAGAAGCACTGCAATTGTATCTAATGCAATCGGACAAGGAGAAGTCCTTATGACACCTATTCAATTGGCTAATATGATGGCAACCATAGCTAATCAAGGGTATTATTACACCCCTCATATTATTAAAAAAATAAAAGGACAACGCATTGATCCTAAATTTACTACCAAGCACGTCACTACTATAAATAAAAAACATTTCAAACCAATTATAGATGGTTTATTCGATGTATATAATTTTGGAACAGCTTATTTTTTAAAAGCAGAAGGTATCGATATTTGTGGAAAAACAGGAACAGCTGAAAATTTTGCCAAAATAAATGGTAAAAGAACTCAGCTTGAAGACCACTCGATATTTGTTGCTTTTGCACCTAAAAACAATCCAAAAATAGCAATTGCTGTAATGGTAGAAAATGGTGGATTTGGAGCTACCATAGCTGGCCCAATTGCAACATTAATGATAGAAAAATACCTCAGAAAAAAAATTACTAGAACTGATTTAGAAACACGTATTTTAAATAAAAGTCTACAAGGTCAATATGCCAAATTAGGTGGGCTTTCTGAAGCAGTAAAATTAGAGATGAAAAGACAAGATTCTATTGCAGGAAAGAAAACATTGGTCTCAAAAGTAAACAAAGACACTATTAGATCCAACAAAAAGTGA
- the lpxB gene encoding lipid-A-disaccharide synthase, which yields MKYYIIAGEASGDLHGSNLMKALYHEDPKAEIRFWGGDLMQAVGGTLVKHYKELAFMGFIEVLFNLKTILNNITIAKKDILEFQPDVIVFIDYPGFNLRIAKWAKTINIKTHYYISPQIWAWKENRITDIKRDVDEMYVILPFEKEFYENKHHYPVHFVGHPLIDAIHNQPSIDSPIFRKENNLSDQPIIAILPGSRKQEITKMLSVMLSVVNDFPDYQFVIAGAPSQEFSFYEKFITNSNIKFISNKTYSLLQIATAALVTSGTATLETALFKVPEVVCYKGSWASYQIAKRIITLKYISLVNLIMDKEVVTELIQDDCTTKRIKEELAKILEGDQRTQLLAHYDQLEEKLGGIGASQKTAQLIVTNLK from the coding sequence ATGAAATATTACATTATAGCAGGAGAAGCTTCGGGCGATTTACACGGATCCAATTTAATGAAAGCCTTATACCACGAGGACCCGAAAGCCGAGATTCGCTTTTGGGGAGGCGATTTGATGCAAGCTGTTGGCGGAACTTTGGTAAAACATTACAAAGAACTCGCTTTCATGGGATTTATTGAAGTGCTTTTCAATTTAAAAACCATTTTAAACAATATTACCATTGCTAAAAAAGATATTTTGGAGTTCCAACCTGATGTAATCGTTTTTATTGATTATCCCGGATTTAACTTGCGTATTGCCAAATGGGCAAAAACCATAAATATCAAAACCCACTATTACATTTCGCCTCAAATCTGGGCTTGGAAAGAAAATAGGATCACCGATATCAAGCGTGATGTGGATGAGATGTATGTGATTTTGCCTTTTGAAAAAGAGTTTTACGAAAACAAACACCATTACCCGGTTCACTTTGTGGGACATCCTTTGATTGATGCCATCCACAACCAACCATCAATTGATTCCCCTATTTTTAGAAAAGAAAACAACTTGAGCGACCAACCCATTATTGCTATTTTGCCGGGGAGTCGAAAACAAGAAATAACCAAAATGCTCTCCGTGATGTTAAGTGTAGTCAATGATTTTCCAGACTACCAATTTGTGATTGCGGGTGCGCCAAGTCAAGAATTTTCTTTTTACGAAAAGTTCATTACCAACTCCAACATCAAATTCATCTCGAATAAAACCTACTCGTTACTGCAAATAGCCACAGCTGCTCTAGTAACTTCTGGAACGGCTACATTAGAAACGGCTCTTTTTAAAGTTCCTGAAGTGGTATGTTACAAAGGAAGCTGGGCTTCGTACCAAATTGCAAAACGTATCATTACTTTGAAATATATTTCGTTAGTCAACCTCATCATGGATAAAGAAGTGGTAACCGAATTAATTCAAGACGACTGTACCACGAAACGCATCAAAGAGGAATTAGCTAAAATTCTAGAAGGCGACCAACGCACCCAACTATTAGCCCATTACGACCAATTAGAAGAAAAACTAGGTGGTATTGGCGCGAGTCAAAAAACAGCACAGTTAATTGTAACTAATTTAAAGTAG
- the rodA gene encoding rod shape-determining protein RodA — translation MKNQSITNNLDWICVIIYCVLVSLGWLNIYSSSLSSMEGTSEKQFIFIALTIPLIFIVLFVEGKFYEKYASIIFGISLLSLIGLFAVGKTIAGQRCWYGFGSFTLQPSEFAKAATALALAKYLSDTQINLKYTNRQIQALAIVFLPVLLILPQPDPGSALIYSAFFLVLYREGLPSWYIWTGFSAILLFVLTLILQPQYVILLALLVIVIVYYKSRLADRNIVMSAILFTLISGFVLSVNYVFTHVFKQHHRDRFNILLGKTVDMKGIGYNTNQSEIAIGSGGFFGKGFLEGTQTKGGFVPEQHTDYIFTTVGEEWGFIGSLVVIALFVTLFLRIIYLAERQKTKFSRVYGYCVAAILFIHFFVNIAMVVGIFPTIGVPLPFFSYGGSGLWGFTILLFIFLKMDANKVNEW, via the coding sequence ATGAAAAATCAAAGCATTACAAATAATCTCGACTGGATATGTGTTATTATTTATTGTGTATTAGTATCGTTGGGCTGGCTAAACATTTATTCTTCGTCCCTATCTTCGATGGAAGGCACTTCGGAAAAGCAATTTATTTTTATTGCATTAACCATTCCTTTGATTTTTATTGTTCTTTTTGTTGAAGGTAAATTCTATGAAAAATATGCCTCAATCATTTTTGGAATCTCTCTATTGTCTTTGATAGGGCTATTTGCTGTGGGAAAAACTATTGCTGGTCAACGTTGTTGGTACGGATTTGGAAGTTTTACATTACAACCTTCTGAATTTGCTAAGGCTGCCACCGCTTTGGCTTTAGCCAAATACCTGAGTGACACCCAAATCAATCTCAAATACACCAACAGACAAATCCAAGCATTAGCCATCGTATTCTTACCTGTATTGTTAATATTACCTCAACCAGACCCAGGAAGCGCATTAATATACAGTGCATTCTTCTTAGTTTTATACCGTGAAGGGCTTCCTTCTTGGTACATTTGGACTGGATTTTCTGCAATACTTTTATTTGTTCTAACCCTAATTTTACAACCTCAATATGTAATTCTACTTGCATTACTAGTTATTGTTATTGTATATTATAAATCAAGATTAGCCGACAGAAATATTGTAATGAGTGCTATTCTTTTTACTCTTATATCTGGTTTTGTACTATCTGTGAATTATGTATTTACACATGTATTTAAACAGCACCATAGAGACCGTTTTAATATATTATTAGGAAAAACAGTAGATATGAAAGGTATTGGATACAATACTAATCAATCTGAAATTGCAATTGGATCGGGTGGTTTTTTTGGAAAAGGTTTTTTAGAAGGGACACAAACTAAAGGAGGATTTGTACCTGAACAACATACCGATTATATATTTACTACTGTTGGAGAAGAATGGGGATTCATAGGCTCTTTAGTGGTAATCGCTCTTTTTGTGACGTTATTTCTTCGAATCATCTATCTAGCCGAAAGACAAAAAACAAAATTCAGCCGTGTATATGGTTATTGTGTAGCAGCAATATTATTCATCCATTTTTTTGTAAATATCGCCATGGTTGTGGGAATTTTTCCAACAATTGGAGTGCCTCTTCCTTTCTTTTCTTATGGAGGATCTGGATTATGGGGTTTTACTATTCTGCTTTTTATTTTCTTAAAAATGGATGCCAACAAAGTAAATGAATGGTAA
- a CDS encoding carboxy terminal-processing peptidase: MNTIITFMKRNYKILLGVTFLSLTLFAFRLNTVNTSDPEKDKLLIELLTFVLEKGHYSPATMDDEFSKGVYKDYIEALDPSKRFFLQSDIDEFSKYELELDNQIQNKDLTFFDLTYTRLMQRMEESKAIYKSVLSKPFDYKVDESFNTNYEKMPYAKNAAELNERWRKQIKLSALSSLVDRLEIQENNGKVDKDLKDAAAPVNSETVFQDNVAETKKETTAADAGKVKSFEELEKETRESSLKSLDEYFGFIKDLDRNDYFSVYLNTITGRFDPHTNYLAPEEKERFDVSISGKLEGIGARLQKKNDYTEISELISGGPAWRGKQLEAGDVVIKVGQGNQQPVDVVGMRLDDVVKKIKGPKGTEVRLTVKKVDGTIKVISIIRDIVEIEETYAKSSVVEKNGLKYGVIYLPKFYIDFENKDGRDAGKDIALEVSRLKKEGVNGIVLDVRDDGGGSLSTVVDIAGLFIEEGPIVQIKSAGRRKEVLYDRDKKIEWDGPLVIMVNSFSASASEILAAAIQDYKRGIILGSKQTYGKGTVQNVIDLNQFVRSSSVGDLGALKTTTQKFYRINGGSTQLEGVSSDVVMPDRYAYLKMGERDVHNAMPWDKIDPAQYGVWTNNNNFSQAIANSKKRIAQNPQFQLVEDNAKWIDSRSQDYVYSLNIDKFRMAQKQIEEKAKKYKPLQNYKNNLKFSSLPYEYEAMNKDSVLKEKRDRWHESLSKDIYVEEALNVLDDLQSKAVTKKPMVAKLKSNKLVKS; the protein is encoded by the coding sequence ATGAATACTATAATTACCTTTATGAAAAGAAACTATAAAATACTCTTAGGTGTTACTTTTTTGTCATTGACTTTGTTTGCTTTTAGGCTAAATACTGTCAATACTTCTGATCCAGAAAAAGATAAACTTTTGATAGAACTATTAACTTTTGTTCTAGAAAAAGGGCATTATAGTCCTGCAACAATGGATGATGAATTTTCTAAAGGAGTTTACAAAGATTATATTGAGGCTTTAGATCCATCAAAACGCTTTTTCTTGCAGTCGGATATCGATGAGTTTTCAAAATACGAATTGGAATTGGATAATCAAATTCAGAATAAAGATTTGACATTTTTTGATTTGACTTATACTCGTTTAATGCAACGTATGGAGGAGAGTAAAGCTATTTATAAATCAGTATTGAGTAAACCATTTGATTATAAAGTAGACGAATCGTTCAATACGAATTATGAGAAAATGCCTTATGCAAAAAATGCAGCGGAGTTAAATGAAAGATGGCGCAAGCAAATTAAATTGTCGGCCTTATCTTCTTTAGTGGATCGTTTAGAGATTCAAGAAAATAATGGTAAGGTAGATAAAGACTTAAAAGACGCCGCTGCTCCAGTTAACTCAGAAACTGTTTTCCAAGACAACGTAGCCGAAACTAAAAAAGAGACCACTGCTGCTGACGCAGGGAAGGTGAAATCTTTTGAAGAATTAGAAAAAGAGACTAGAGAGAGTTCGTTGAAATCATTAGATGAATATTTTGGGTTTATTAAGGACTTGGATAGAAACGATTATTTTTCGGTCTATTTAAATACGATTACAGGCCGTTTTGACCCACATACGAATTACTTGGCGCCAGAAGAAAAAGAACGTTTTGATGTTAGTATTAGTGGGAAGTTAGAAGGTATTGGTGCGCGTTTACAAAAGAAAAATGATTATACTGAAATTTCTGAATTGATTTCGGGAGGGCCAGCTTGGAGAGGAAAACAATTAGAGGCAGGTGATGTAGTAATTAAAGTAGGACAAGGAAACCAACAACCAGTGGATGTAGTTGGAATGCGTCTAGATGATGTTGTAAAGAAAATCAAAGGGCCAAAAGGTACTGAAGTACGTCTTACCGTAAAAAAAGTGGATGGAACTATTAAAGTAATTTCAATCATTAGAGATATTGTTGAAATTGAAGAAACGTATGCTAAATCAAGTGTTGTCGAAAAAAATGGCTTGAAATACGGGGTAATTTATTTACCAAAATTTTACATTGATTTTGAGAATAAAGATGGTAGAGATGCAGGTAAAGATATTGCTTTAGAAGTATCTCGTTTGAAAAAAGAGGGTGTCAATGGTATTGTATTAGACGTTCGTGATGATGGAGGAGGTTCTTTATCGACCGTTGTAGATATTGCTGGTTTATTTATTGAAGAGGGGCCAATTGTCCAAATCAAATCGGCAGGGAGAAGGAAAGAAGTGTTGTACGACCGTGATAAGAAAATCGAGTGGGATGGACCTTTAGTAATTATGGTGAACAGTTTCTCCGCTTCGGCTTCTGAAATTTTGGCAGCAGCCATTCAAGACTACAAGCGCGGAATTATCCTTGGGAGTAAGCAAACTTACGGAAAAGGAACGGTGCAAAATGTAATTGATTTGAATCAATTTGTGCGTAGCAGTTCCGTTGGCGATTTAGGAGCATTGAAAACAACTACTCAAAAATTCTACAGAATTAACGGAGGATCAACACAATTAGAGGGAGTGAGTAGTGATGTGGTAATGCCGGATCGTTATGCTTATTTAAAAATGGGGGAACGTGATGTCCATAATGCAATGCCTTGGGATAAAATAGATCCAGCTCAATATGGAGTTTGGACCAACAATAATAACTTTAGCCAAGCCATTGCTAACAGTAAAAAAAGAATCGCTCAAAATCCACAATTTCAATTGGTAGAAGATAATGCCAAATGGATTGATAGTCGTAGTCAAGATTATGTATACAGCTTGAATATCGACAAGTTTAGGATGGCACAAAAGCAAATTGAAGAGAAAGCAAAAAAATACAAACCGCTTCAGAATTATAAAAATAATTTAAAGTTTAGTTCTTTGCCTTACGAGTATGAAGCAATGAATAAAGACAGTGTTTTGAAAGAGAAAAGAGATCGTTGGCATGAATCGTTATCAAAAGATATTTATGTAGAGGAAGCCTTGAATGTATTAGATGATTTACAATCAAAAGCTGTGACAAAGAAGCCGATGGTTGCAAAGTTAAAAAGCAATAAACTGGTTAAATCATAA